The proteins below are encoded in one region of Penicillium psychrofluorescens genome assembly, chromosome: 4:
- a CDS encoding uncharacterized protein (ID:PFLUO_006154-T1.cds;~source:funannotate): MSSSNPHDEESDFVDADEAEEIFQRDEDQPMDSDPDDDEDQPMTYEEQTFQNDSAAHFDSHNDSVFCVAQHPIHHNIVITGAGDDTAYIFDSTPGPRPVLPQSYESNPQPRERESLNPLAKLDGHTDTVNAVAFTEPTGEYVVTAGLDGKLRAWRDTTSQTTGMAWDFVAEAQEVEEINWVAVCPYVQGADEKRNVVAIGANDGSAWVFRIDHTDATQPIAIIQSFFQHTASCTAGAWTPDGNLLATVSEDGSFYVYDVFGAAAAAGISGSQGTNAIVGLTAEDQRFAVDGGLYSVAVSPGGGIAAVGGADGHIRVVGLPRLAAAAAPVQRAKGKAAPASQATTSASASGTILAALQAQTDGIETLSFSQPPLTLLAAGSVDGSIALYDAAHRFAVRRHIKEAHEGSAIVKVEFLQSRAPTAAPRPGPLASANAAQPGRSYLLTSAGLDGVVRRWDARGGTAAAAQGLLQEWKGHLPATENEDGEQAGGIMGFVQGLDGKRIVTAGDDGIALVFEE; encoded by the coding sequence ATGTCTTCCTCCAATCCTCACGATGAGGAGAGTGACTTcgtcgacgccgacgaggccgaggagattTTCCAGCGCGATGAAGATCAGCCTATGGACTCCGACCcggacgacgacgaggaccagCCCATGACCTACGAGGAGCAGACTTTCCAAAATGACTCCGCTGCACATTTCGACTCGCACAATGACTCCGTCTTCTGCGTGGCCCAACATCCGATCCATCACAACATCGTCATCACTGGTGCCGGCGACGACACAGCCTACATCTTCGACTCGACCCCGGGCCCTCGCCCGGTCCTCCCACAGAGCTATGAGTCGAACCCACAACCGCGAGAGCGAGAGTCACTGAATCCTCTGGCTAAGTTGGACGGACATACCGATACGGTCAATGCAGTCGCTTTCACCGAGCCCACTGGAGAATATGTCGTGACAGCCGGGTTGGACGGCAAGTTGCGGGCATGGCGGGATACCACTTCCCAGACGACCGGAATGGCGTGGGACTTTGTCGCCGAGGCAcaggaggtggaggagattAACTGGGTGGCTGTTTGTCCCTACGTCCAGGGCGCAGACGAGAAACGCAATGTCGTTGCTATTGGTGCCAATGATGGCAGCGCATGGGTATTCCGCATCGATCATACGGATGCTACGCAGCCCATTGCCATCATTCAGAGTTTCTTCCAGCACACTGCATCCTGTACGGCTGGTGCGTGGACGCCCGACGGGAACTTGCTAGCGACAGTCTCCGAGGATGGCAGCTTTTATGTCTATGATGTCtttggcgctgctgccgcAGCAGGTATCTCTGGATCCCAGGGTACGAACGCTATTGTTGGATTGACTGCGGAGGATCAGCGGTTTGCTGTGGATGGCGGATTGTACTCCGTCGCCGTCTCACCAGGCGGCGGCATTGCGGCCGTGGGTGGTGCCGATGGACACATCAGGGTCGTCGGTCTACCTcgtctggctgctgctgcggcacCGGTACAAAGGGCCAAGGGCAAAGCTGCCCCGGCTTCGCAGGCTACTACGAGTGCCTCTGCGTCGGGCACGATCCTGGCTGCGCTCCAGGCCCAGACCGATGGCATTGAGactctttccttctcccagccACCATTGACTCTTCTCGCTGCCGGGTCCGTGGACGGTTCCATTGCTCTCTACGATGCCGCTCACCGATTTGCCGTCCGCCGGCATATCAAGGAGGCGCACGAAGGCAGTGCCATCGTCAAGGTAGAATTCCTGCAGAGCCGTGCTCCCACCGCTGCTCCGCGCCCGGGTCCTCTTGCCTCTGCCAATGCCGCCCAACCAGGGCGGTCGTATTTGCTCACATCGGCTGGACTGGATGGCGTTGTCCGACGTTGGGATGCGCGCGGTGGTACTGCTGCCGCTGCGCAGGGACTGTTGCAAGAGTGGAAAGGGCACCTGCCTGCTACGGAAAACGAGGATGGCGAACAGGCTGGTGGCATTATGGGATTTGTGCAGGGCCTCGATGGAAAGCGCATTGTCACtgccggtgatgatggcatcGCCTTGGTTTTTGAGGAGTAA